The DNA region TTGGTTTTTTGACTGGGTCCCAAATCAAGTTTGGGATGACGGCTCGGCCCATGGGATGACGTTGAGGTGTTTGGGATGACGGTAGAGGGTTTAGGATGACGTTGAGGTGTTTGTAGTGCTGCCGGGGTTTTATCTGGGAAAACGCTTCGATAAAAGCCGCCTGCTCACCTGCTGCGCATTTGATGGGATCTCCAGCGCTGAATGGATTAATGGTTTTTTCTGAAAACCCTTGGTTACAAATTATGGAATCCGGTCTTGGTGGAACGATTCTTTACAGGAACTTACGCCTTTAAAATGATTAAGGGAATATTCTTTCATTTTGCCCACAATTCTGTTGCCTGAAGCAGCTCTTTCAAGGCATATCAGCAAAATCCATCACCAATAGTTCAGCACTGATGAAGAATATCGCACCACTGCTTGTGGTCTTTCTGGTTTCGATTTTTCTTTCTTCCTGTACGGGTGCGCTGTTTGTTGGCGAACTGTCAGATTACGAAGATGACATTCAGGTGCTGCAGGCCCGGCTGGTTGAAAACCCGTCTGATGCAGCAGCGCTTCGAGACCTTGGCGCTATATACTTGAAAGCGCGACAGTTTGCCGAAGCCAATACCTACCTGGAGCGCGCGTTTGCAATTATGCCGGATGACCCCAAAACGCTCTTCAATCTGGGGCTCGCCAATGAAACGGTTGCCAAGCGCGAAACGGCGTTGCGGCTGTACGAAAAGTATGTCTCCGTATCGCGGACCTCTCCCTATCGCCGGCTCATGGAAGGACGGTATGCCTGGTTGAGCCAACGCATCCTGCGGGATCAGATGAAAGACATTGCAGCCCAGGAGCCATCTGAGGTTGCCAATACTTCGCCGCGCATTGTAGCTGTATTCCCTTTTATTTACCACGGTGCTGAAGACCGGTTTGAGCCGCTGTCGCGTGGTCTGGCTGAGTTGGTAACGGTAGATTTGGCCAACGTATCGGCCATTCGCGTGGTTGAGCGTGTGCGCCTGCAGGCCTTGCTGGATGAGTTGGCGCTCGCAGAGTCGCAATACATGGATGAAACAACTGCGCCGCGGATCGGGAAATTCCTGGGCGCCGGCCGGCTGGTTAGTGGAGGATACAACGTGGTAGGCAGTGACAACCTGCGCATTGATGGTGCTTACGCAGCCCTTGAGAGCGCTGCGTACTATCCGCTCAACGAGCAAGCTGACGCGCTACGCAACCTGTTTGCCATGCAGAAGGCCTTTGTATTCAAC from Bacteroidota bacterium includes:
- a CDS encoding CsgG/HfaB family protein, producing MKNIAPLLVVFLVSIFLSSCTGALFVGELSDYEDDIQVLQARLVENPSDAAALRDLGAIYLKARQFAEANTYLERAFAIMPDDPKTLFNLGLANETVAKRETALRLYEKYVSVSRTSPYRRLMEGRYAWLSQRILRDQMKDIAAQEPSEVANTSPRIVAVFPFIYHGAEDRFEPLSRGLAELVTVDLANVSAIRVVERVRLQALLDELALAESQYMDETTAPRIGKFLGAGRLVSGGYNVVGSDNLRIDGAYAALESAAYYPLNEQADALRNLFAMQKAFVFNLINELGVELTPDERNKIEYIPTENLQAFIAYSRGLREEDAGAYGLAAGFYRRASQLDPSFSEAVTRAEVNEAMAEADKSLEELIAESSDADTPRATGLDLMGIRIGLLNNAIGSGFIPGEDAREPATESGGSAVLLRDPPNPPSANN